The Streptomyces sp. NBC_01237 genomic interval TTCCCCGCCGTCGGCCTCGATGAGGCGGGCAGTCTCCCGCAGGCCGTCGGCGGACCGGTCGACGAGGGCGACCCGCGCGCCGGCGCGGGCGAAGGCCAGGGCCGTGGTGCGGCCGATTCCGGAGGCGGCGCCGGTCACGAACGCGCTCTTGCCGTGGAAGTCGTAGGTGACGTTCATGTGAGTCTCTCCTTCGATGGCCGAGCCGTGGCTCGTTCGGGCGGATGTCAGTGGTGTACCGGTGTGGAGGCGTCGTCCCGTACAGGGGCCGCCGTAGCGGGCTGGGCGACGATCCGCGTGCGGTGGCCGGTGCCGCTGAGTGCGAGCGCGAAGAGCGGAAGCAGGGTGAGCGCGGCGAAGACCGCCCCGACCAGAGCTGGGCCGGTCAGGCCGAGCGAGGAGTCCAGGGCCGTGCCGGCGAGGGCGGATCCGGCGGCGATGCCGGTGTTGTAGCCGGAGGTGGTCAGCGCCGAGGTGAGGGTGGGGGCGTCGCCGGCGAATCGGACGGCGAGGGAGGTGACGACCGGATTGACGGTGAACCCGGCCAGCGCCATGCCGAAGATCAGGACCACGGCAGCCACCGGACTGTTCGAGGCGGGGATCAGGGCCAGCAGGATGAGGGAGGTAGCTGCCGCCGCGGTGATCGTCGTGACCATCGGGCGGCGGTCCCCGAGACGCCCGCCGATGGCGGTGCCGCCCAGCGCTCCGATGCCGAAGGCGATCAGCACCAGCGGCACGGCACCGGCCGGAATGCCCGCCCGGTCGGTCAGCAGCGGCGTGATGTAGGTGTACGTCGCCAGGACGCCGCCCATGATCAGCACGGCCGCGCCGAGGGCGAGCCACAGCCGCCCCTGGCGCAGAGCCCGGACCTCGGCCCGCACCGACACCTCGGCGCGCTGCTCGGTGCGGGGGATGAACCGGCCGACGAACGCGGCGGCCAGCGCGGCGAGAACGGCGAGCGCCCAGAAGGGGCCGCGCCAGCCGGTGTAGTGGCCGACGAACGAGCCGATCGGAACGCCGATCACGTTGGCCAGGGTGAGGCCGCCCATCATGACGCCGACCGCCCGTGTGGCCTTAGCGGGGCCGGCGGTGGTGGTAGCGATGACAAAGCCGACGGCCCAGAACGCGCCGGTGGCCAGGGCGGTCACCACGCGGGCGGTCAGCAC includes:
- a CDS encoding MFS transporter, whose protein sequence is MPSATGSATGRLPFVVWVLAAGTFLMGTTEFVIAGLLPEMAADLNVSVSHAGLLITAFAVGMIVGGPTMAMATLRLPQRHTLIGALAVFALGHAVAALSTSFTVVLTARVVTALATGAFWAVGFVIATTTAGPAKATRAVGVMMGGLTLANVIGVPIGSFVGHYTGWRGPFWALAVLAALAAAFVGRFIPRTEQRAEVSVRAEVRALRQGRLWLALGAAVLIMGGVLATYTYITPLLTDRAGIPAGAVPLVLIAFGIGALGGTAIGGRLGDRRPMVTTITAAAATSLILLALIPASNSPVAAVVLIFGMALAGFTVNPVVTSLAVRFAGDAPTLTSALTTSGYNTGIAAGSALAGTALDSSLGLTGPALVGAVFAALTLLPLFALALSGTGHRTRIVAQPATAAPVRDDASTPVHH